One genomic window of Evansella cellulosilytica DSM 2522 includes the following:
- a CDS encoding RlpA-like double-psi beta-barrel domain-containing protein, giving the protein MYPYDYYLRNEYESMFHFYHPQYYHFYRGENAYPYYGWRQQPMRSQATWTDGGEVTSCGLSWSQNNNMTVAVSYGSPFQCGQRLKVRNLSNEKELVVIVVDHLQSDDTSKITLHKKAFEALGENLETGIIHVEVSPEIESVGSEQYLLPLIQSAYPNYHVVSYEQKEQTELNTGNVKETIQFILQSNVERIVVEGSFIINPRTNRVVSFEISEL; this is encoded by the coding sequence TTGTATCCATATGATTATTACTTAAGAAATGAATATGAAAGCATGTTTCATTTTTACCACCCTCAATACTATCACTTCTATCGAGGTGAAAATGCCTATCCTTACTATGGTTGGAGACAGCAACCAATGAGAAGTCAAGCAACTTGGACAGATGGTGGTGAAGTGACTAGTTGTGGTTTAAGCTGGTCACAAAATAATAATATGACAGTTGCTGTTAGTTATGGAAGCCCGTTTCAATGCGGCCAAAGACTTAAAGTAAGGAACCTATCCAATGAAAAAGAATTGGTGGTTATCGTTGTTGATCATCTTCAATCAGATGACACAAGTAAAATAACGCTTCATAAAAAAGCATTTGAAGCATTAGGAGAGAATCTTGAAACCGGAATTATACATGTTGAAGTTTCACCTGAAATAGAGAGCGTGGGGAGCGAGCAATATTTATTGCCACTCATACAATCAGCCTATCCAAATTATCATGTTGTTAGTTATGAACAAAAGGAACAAACAGAATTGAATACAGGGAATGTAAAAGAAACGATTCAGTTTATTTTACAATCTAACGTTGAAAGGATCGTAGTGGAGGGGAGTTTCATCATAAACCCTAGAACAAATCGTGTTGTTTCATTTGAAATAAGCGAGCTATAA
- a CDS encoding class II fumarate hydratase, whose amino-acid sequence MSSNEYRTERDPLGKVKIPKRAYYGSQTQRAIENFQISNKHLPRSFIKAQGIIKVAAAKVNIDLGMLTKNLGEAIITASEEVINGEWDDQFVVDVYQAGAGTSQNMNANEVIANRANEILNKGTHAERIHPNDHVNMSQSTNDTFPTALNIAALEGIHESLIPAIDQLQQALNRKSEELMSVLKSGRTHLHDAVPMKLGQEFAGYAETIRSLYEEIKQNSEELYEIGLGGNAIGTKVNLHESYAKKVIAEVSKRTNYPFREPTNIFSFMQNRNAPLRVMGSLKELSVHLIKITSDLRLLSSGPRTGLAEITLPSVQPGSTIMPGKVNPAILEMTHMVCCQVIGYESTLSTAVMSGQLEINVMMPIIAYTLLESIHILANAITSLVEKCITGIKANEATCRKWMEESLSLVTGLSPSMGYDLASEIGQQAEEENKTIKQILIDKGLNTKENISAIDPSNFI is encoded by the coding sequence ATGTCTTCAAATGAATATAGAACGGAAAGAGATCCATTAGGTAAAGTGAAAATTCCAAAGAGAGCTTATTACGGATCGCAAACACAACGAGCAATCGAAAATTTTCAAATAAGTAATAAGCATTTACCTCGGTCGTTTATAAAAGCCCAAGGAATTATTAAGGTTGCTGCTGCTAAGGTAAATATTGATTTAGGTATGTTAACAAAAAACTTAGGAGAAGCCATTATCACCGCATCTGAAGAAGTAATAAACGGAGAATGGGATGACCAATTTGTTGTCGATGTATATCAGGCAGGTGCTGGTACATCACAGAATATGAATGCAAATGAAGTAATTGCAAATCGTGCTAATGAAATATTGAATAAAGGTACGCATGCAGAACGTATCCATCCAAATGATCATGTTAACATGTCTCAATCAACGAACGATACTTTTCCTACAGCATTAAACATTGCGGCATTAGAAGGAATACATGAAAGCTTAATTCCGGCCATAGATCAATTACAACAAGCATTAAACAGAAAGTCTGAAGAATTAATGTCCGTATTAAAAAGTGGGAGAACTCATTTACACGATGCAGTACCGATGAAATTAGGGCAAGAATTTGCTGGATACGCTGAGACAATAAGAAGCTTGTATGAAGAAATAAAACAAAATAGTGAGGAGCTTTACGAAATAGGTCTTGGAGGAAATGCTATTGGTACGAAAGTAAACTTGCATGAGTCTTATGCGAAGAAAGTAATTGCAGAAGTATCAAAAAGAACAAACTATCCATTTCGCGAGCCTACAAATATATTTAGTTTTATGCAAAATAGGAATGCACCACTGAGGGTGATGGGAAGTTTAAAAGAGTTATCTGTTCATCTAATTAAGATTACAAGTGATTTACGGCTACTAAGCTCAGGGCCAAGAACAGGTCTAGCGGAAATTACATTACCATCCGTACAACCAGGATCAACAATTATGCCTGGGAAAGTAAACCCAGCAATTTTAGAAATGACACACATGGTATGTTGTCAAGTAATTGGTTACGAATCGACATTATCTACTGCAGTAATGTCTGGTCAGCTTGAAATCAATGTAATGATGCCTATCATCGCATATACTTTGTTAGAATCGATTCATATTCTTGCGAATGCCATTACATCTTTAGTAGAAAAATGCATAACTGGTATTAAAGCAAATGAAGCTACATGTAGAAAATGGATGGAGGAAAGTCTATCTTTAGTTACAGGATTGAGTCCATCTATGGGCTATGATTTAGCTTCTGAAATTGGTCAGCAAGCTGAAGAAGAAAACAAAACCATTAAGCAAATTTTAATCGATAAAGGACTTAACACGAAAGAAAATATATCGGCAATTGATCCATCAAATTTTATATAA
- a CDS encoding trypsin-like peptidase domain-containing protein — MGANLINHSDNEENPKEHVNKEEELFFDGERYYTKEEFFNPEEEKPSKSKGKKGLKVTIALVITFALMSNVLSLWPRLFNLDSIQFLAISQELSNNEDVQLYKESIVVVNDASSKGTGFYISDDGYIITNAHVIDNGQPTVTFQNGSTYSTQIVKSDAEIDIAILKIETEPEVHPVLEFEESWRMNEDIFVIGNPLFFNFIANKGQVIGLTENRELPMLMIDAPIYRGNSGSPVINEDGKVIGVVFATTRVDIDGVRNRVGLVVPVQYFNEYIDSL, encoded by the coding sequence ATGGGGGCGAATCTCATTAACCATTCAGATAATGAAGAAAATCCTAAAGAGCATGTTAACAAAGAGGAAGAATTATTTTTTGACGGAGAAAGGTATTATACGAAAGAGGAGTTTTTTAATCCGGAGGAGGAGAAACCTTCCAAATCTAAAGGGAAAAAAGGTTTGAAAGTGACAATTGCACTCGTCATAACATTTGCATTGATGAGTAACGTTCTTTCTCTTTGGCCAAGATTATTTAATTTAGACTCAATACAATTTTTAGCAATTTCACAGGAGCTCTCCAATAATGAAGATGTCCAATTATATAAAGAGTCAATCGTTGTAGTAAACGATGCAAGTAGTAAAGGAACTGGATTTTATATAAGTGACGATGGTTACATAATTACTAATGCTCACGTGATTGATAATGGACAACCTACTGTTACATTTCAGAATGGCTCAACATATTCTACACAAATTGTTAAGAGTGATGCAGAGATTGATATTGCTATATTAAAAATCGAGACTGAACCAGAAGTCCATCCTGTTTTAGAGTTTGAGGAATCATGGAGAATGAATGAGGATATTTTTGTGATTGGAAACCCGTTATTTTTTAATTTTATTGCTAATAAAGGACAAGTTATTGGTTTAACAGAAAACCGTGAATTGCCAATGCTGATGATTGATGCACCTATTTATAGAGGTAATAGCGGGAGTCCAGTTATTAACGAAGATGGCAAAGTAATTGGGGTAGTGTTTGCAACTACCCGTGTTGACATAGATGGTGTACGTAACAGAGTTGGACTTGTAGTTCCTGTACAATATTTTAATGAATATATAGATTCTTTATAA
- a CDS encoding N-formylglutamate amidohydrolase — MKKQTIMKLPLVISVPHGGLEIPDNLKGCCLLSEEDILLDSDTFTRELYDLKDVVEEYIDTDIARIVVDLNRSADDLPPLNPDGVIKTRTVNGDPVWSSVRLLEEDIAVLLEKYYYPYHEKLKKASQNPRVRLGVDCHSMLNIGPTTDYAIWEKRPLFCIGNRGSSTGEYVSEPITAPPELMHKFKQLLETKFSPIIGDKFDLPIVTMNEPFSGGYITRAHGNVGYIPWIQLEINRELYVPNKEHGVVNVNNIDKKRIENIRDIILEVFSELSKETFHSGDDSSFIS, encoded by the coding sequence ATGAAAAAACAAACAATTATGAAGCTTCCATTGGTAATTTCAGTTCCGCATGGAGGGCTGGAAATTCCAGATAACTTAAAAGGATGTTGTTTATTATCAGAAGAGGACATTTTGTTAGACAGTGATACATTTACAAGAGAATTATATGATTTAAAGGATGTAGTAGAAGAATATATTGATACGGATATTGCACGCATTGTCGTAGATTTAAACCGGTCAGCTGATGATTTACCACCCTTAAATCCTGATGGGGTAATCAAAACACGAACCGTTAATGGAGATCCCGTATGGAGTTCGGTTCGATTATTGGAAGAGGATATTGCCGTTTTGTTGGAAAAATATTATTATCCTTATCATGAGAAGTTAAAAAAGGCTTCACAAAATCCCCGAGTTAGATTAGGAGTAGATTGTCATTCCATGTTAAATATTGGACCAACGACAGACTATGCTATATGGGAAAAGAGACCGTTGTTTTGTATTGGAAATCGAGGTTCATCTACAGGTGAATATGTGAGTGAGCCAATTACTGCACCACCTGAACTGATGCATAAATTCAAACAATTACTAGAAACGAAATTTTCTCCCATTATTGGAGATAAATTTGATTTACCAATCGTTACGATGAATGAGCCTTTTTCCGGTGGTTATATTACACGTGCCCATGGTAATGTAGGTTACATTCCTTGGATACAACTGGAAATTAATCGAGAGCTTTATGTTCCTAATAAGGAACATGGAGTCGTAAATGTAAATAATATCGATAAAAAAAGGATTGAAAATATAAGAGATATCATACTTGAAGTTTTTTCTGAACTATCAAAAGAGACTTTTCACTCGGGTGACGATAGTAGTTTTATATCATGA
- a CDS encoding M20/M25/M40 family metallo-hydrolase produces MKIAIVYNRESQAVINLFGTPNREKYGLETIKNIKNGLLAGGHQVKTFEGDKNIINKLEDFMPSVISGERPGLVFNLSYGIQGKGRYMHVPGILEMIGVPYVGSGPETHALALDKVVTKMILLQKGLPTPKFTVLDNPDSKFHEDLSYPLIVKPKNEAVSFGLKIVNNEEELRDGVKTIYEKFNSPTLVEEYIEGREVNVGLLGNNPVEALPPVELVFGEGPQIYTFEDKKNKSGRTVEKVCPAPISEELTKKVQQLAIDTFKALDCYDTARVDFRIDKEGNPYILEVNSMASLGADGSFVFAADKVGLNYSDLMNRIVDITCERYFGPHFLMNTNEGAEKKGIDIFNSITNKRSKIESELKSWTNISSRTEDPVGLSAVQKKLDDRLKKLGLQLDADYTNGRSAWTWETKAGYKDGTLLVVPIDVPGERTGFPIPYRTEQEWIYGEGVGSSRGGLVTLLTALSALKEQKALNKTKLGIFFYSDEGRGMRYSNAMLKKAAKHAKEVIVLQPGFLGGKVADQRRGSKQFNIIVEGDPIRVGKSTKTMDVLSYFIDKAEKLNSLSDKRKKLTVAVQEVRSERYSVLMPHRVKGTILISYLDEEMAKEVENTIREIFRTNINGMQTYIEKLTERPPLLRKKKNTLLQKFKGLSEEWNIPFGTDSSLLASAAGEISGDLQVVCGFAPASKELYTPNEAIHRSELIQRSLLLALYLLSE; encoded by the coding sequence ATGAAAATTGCCATTGTTTATAACCGAGAAAGTCAAGCTGTCATTAATTTGTTTGGTACACCTAATAGAGAAAAGTATGGACTTGAAACAATTAAAAACATAAAAAACGGACTATTAGCAGGTGGACATCAAGTAAAAACATTTGAAGGCGATAAAAATATCATAAATAAACTAGAAGACTTTATGCCTTCAGTTATTTCTGGAGAAAGACCTGGCCTAGTATTCAACTTAAGCTACGGGATTCAAGGAAAAGGGCGTTATATGCACGTACCTGGAATTTTAGAAATGATTGGTGTTCCTTATGTAGGGTCTGGTCCAGAAACACATGCATTAGCACTGGATAAAGTAGTCACTAAAATGATACTTTTGCAAAAAGGGTTACCTACACCGAAGTTTACAGTATTAGATAATCCTGACTCAAAATTTCATGAAGATTTATCATATCCGTTAATTGTTAAACCTAAAAATGAAGCCGTTTCTTTCGGTTTAAAAATTGTTAACAATGAAGAAGAATTAAGAGACGGTGTGAAAACGATATACGAAAAATTTAATTCCCCAACGCTCGTTGAAGAATATATCGAAGGGCGAGAAGTAAATGTAGGACTGTTAGGAAATAACCCTGTTGAGGCACTACCACCAGTGGAATTAGTTTTCGGGGAAGGACCACAAATATATACGTTTGAGGATAAGAAAAATAAAAGTGGAAGAACTGTGGAAAAGGTTTGTCCTGCACCGATTTCTGAGGAATTAACTAAGAAGGTGCAACAACTAGCAATTGATACATTTAAGGCACTTGATTGCTATGATACAGCGAGAGTTGACTTCCGGATAGATAAAGAGGGAAACCCATATATTCTAGAAGTGAATTCTATGGCTAGTTTAGGCGCAGATGGTTCATTTGTTTTTGCTGCAGATAAGGTCGGATTAAATTATTCAGACTTAATGAATCGGATTGTTGATATTACTTGTGAACGATATTTCGGACCACATTTTCTCATGAACACAAACGAAGGCGCTGAAAAGAAAGGCATTGATATTTTTAATTCAATAACAAACAAACGAAGTAAAATTGAGTCGGAATTAAAAAGCTGGACAAATATATCGAGCAGAACGGAGGACCCCGTTGGTTTAAGTGCCGTTCAAAAGAAATTAGATGATCGGTTAAAAAAGCTTGGACTACAATTAGATGCTGATTATACAAATGGTCGTTCCGCATGGACATGGGAAACGAAAGCGGGCTATAAAGATGGGACTTTACTTGTAGTACCGATTGATGTTCCTGGCGAAAGGACCGGATTTCCAATTCCGTATAGAACAGAGCAAGAGTGGATATACGGTGAAGGCGTAGGGTCAAGCAGAGGTGGACTAGTAACACTCCTCACTGCTCTATCTGCATTAAAGGAGCAAAAGGCATTAAATAAAACAAAGCTAGGCATTTTCTTCTATTCGGATGAAGGAAGAGGGATGCGTTACAGTAATGCAATGTTAAAGAAGGCAGCAAAGCACGCTAAAGAAGTTATCGTACTTCAACCTGGTTTCCTTGGTGGCAAAGTTGCTGACCAGAGACGGGGTTCGAAACAGTTTAACATTATTGTCGAAGGTGATCCAATTAGAGTAGGGAAATCAACGAAAACGATGGATGTATTAAGCTATTTTATTGATAAAGCTGAAAAATTAAATAGCTTAAGTGATAAAAGAAAAAAATTGACAGTAGCTGTACAGGAAGTACGTTCAGAGCGTTATAGCGTACTCATGCCTCACAGAGTAAAAGGCACTATTCTCATCTCATATTTAGATGAAGAAATGGCTAAGGAGGTAGAGAATACTATACGTGAAATCTTTAGAACAAATATAAATGGTATGCAAACATATATTGAGAAATTAACGGAACGTCCGCCATTATTGCGAAAAAAGAAAAACACTCTGCTTCAAAAATTCAAAGGTCTTAGTGAAGAATGGAATATTCCGTTCGGTACCGATTCAAGCCTTCTGGCAAGTGCAGCAGGAGAAATTAGTGGAGATTTACAAGTAGTATGTGGATTCGCACCTGCAAGTAAAGAGCTATACACACCTAACGAAGCGATACACAGAAGTGAACTAATACAGAGATCATTATTGCTAGCACTTTATTTATTGAGTGAATAA
- a CDS encoding gamma-glutamyltransferase family protein codes for MYLILHQKVSMLMDKGFKRKDQYEGFGNHGMVSTASKYATDAGVEMLERGGNAIDAAVAAALCLGVSEPQASGLGGQSMALISLQKEKRIFALDGSSRAPFIIQPNKNPKKPIKYGLRSSTVPSTPATLGYMQERYGKLPFKETVQPAIRAAREGIEITNLIHRLIVREEEYLRKDKTIYKNYFKNDDPLEVGDILKQPELAHCLSTLAEEGWRDFYTGSIGEKIIEDMQRRDGLISLTDLNQIPLPVERDVLKSNYRDYDIYTFPPPGAGRVLVQILNTLEGFEPQILDPDTPTGAVISALAFRFALNYRQRMPIHPDYYLQSINKILIDKAYSVEIASRIKEIFDVALKDVFPPPPTSGETTHLSVVDKDGNAIGITQSIELVFGSKKMADGLGFFYNNYMSAFEYKNMAHPYYLLPGRRPWSSVAPVLICKNDHPVYLLGSPGSSRISTTLAQVITRLIDKGEGLATAIAAPRFHASDLGELHIEKKRFKREVIDALSLSGFELKKREAYSFYLGCVQGVQIPTTNDEKFYGVADPRRDGTAKGPVI; via the coding sequence TTGTACCTAATTTTACATCAGAAAGTGAGTATGCTAATGGATAAAGGGTTTAAACGAAAAGATCAGTATGAAGGTTTTGGAAATCATGGGATGGTTTCTACCGCTTCAAAATATGCTACTGATGCAGGAGTCGAAATGTTAGAACGAGGTGGAAATGCGATCGATGCTGCTGTTGCTGCAGCACTCTGTTTAGGTGTCTCTGAGCCACAAGCGTCAGGACTTGGTGGTCAATCGATGGCACTCATCTCCTTACAAAAGGAAAAGCGTATTTTTGCATTGGATGGATCATCTCGTGCTCCTTTTATCATACAACCAAACAAAAACCCTAAAAAACCTATTAAATACGGTTTGCGTTCATCAACCGTTCCATCTACTCCTGCAACGTTAGGATACATGCAAGAAAGATATGGCAAGTTACCGTTTAAAGAAACGGTGCAGCCAGCTATACGCGCAGCGAGAGAAGGAATAGAAATAACAAACCTTATCCATCGCCTCATTGTGCGAGAAGAAGAGTACTTACGAAAAGATAAAACAATATATAAAAACTATTTCAAGAACGATGATCCTTTAGAAGTCGGTGATATCTTAAAGCAACCTGAGCTCGCACACTGCTTATCTACATTGGCTGAGGAAGGTTGGCGTGATTTTTATACAGGAAGTATCGGAGAAAAAATCATAGAAGATATGCAACGTCGCGACGGCCTTATCTCCTTAACTGACCTTAACCAAATTCCTTTACCAGTTGAAAGGGATGTATTAAAGAGCAATTACCGTGACTATGATATTTACACTTTCCCGCCTCCAGGGGCGGGGAGAGTTTTAGTACAAATATTAAACACACTTGAAGGCTTTGAACCACAGATACTTGATCCAGATACACCCACTGGCGCTGTCATCTCTGCATTAGCTTTTAGGTTTGCTTTAAATTATCGGCAGCGCATGCCAATACATCCTGATTATTATTTACAATCTATAAATAAAATCCTTATTGATAAAGCATATTCTGTTGAAATTGCTTCGAGAATAAAGGAAATTTTTGATGTGGCATTGAAGGATGTATTTCCACCACCACCAACGTCAGGAGAAACAACGCATTTATCGGTAGTGGATAAGGATGGGAATGCTATTGGGATTACGCAATCTATAGAACTTGTATTTGGTAGTAAAAAGATGGCAGATGGACTTGGATTTTTTTACAACAATTATATGAGTGCATTCGAATACAAAAATATGGCCCATCCATATTATTTACTACCAGGTAGAAGGCCGTGGAGTAGTGTTGCTCCTGTTTTAATATGTAAAAATGACCACCCAGTTTATTTACTTGGAAGCCCAGGCAGTAGTCGTATATCAACGACACTTGCTCAAGTAATTACGAGATTAATTGATAAAGGGGAAGGTTTAGCAACTGCTATTGCTGCACCACGCTTCCACGCCTCAGATCTCGGAGAACTTCACATAGAAAAAAAGCGTTTTAAAAGAGAAGTGATTGATGCGTTAAGTCTTTCAGGTTTTGAACTAAAAAAGAGAGAGGCCTATAGCTTTTACTTAGGCTGTGTACAAGGTGTTCAAATCCCTACTACAAATGATGAGAAGTTTTACGGTGTTGCAGACCCTAGAAGAGATGGAACTGCGAAAGGACCAGTAATATAA
- a CDS encoding YebC/PmpR family DNA-binding transcriptional regulator produces MGRKWNNIKEKKAAKDKNTSRIYAKFGRELYVAAKQGDPDPELNQALKFVVERAKTYNVPKSIIDRAIEKAKGGAEENFDELRYEGFGPNGSMLIVDTLTNNVNRTAAEVRAAFNKNGGNMGVNGSVSYMFDATAVIGIESKSEEEVLEILMEADVDARDIILEGDTVIVYAEPDQFHSVQEALKSAGVTDFTIAELTMLAQNDITLSREEEAQFEKLIDALEDLEDVQQVYHNVDLDH; encoded by the coding sequence ATGGGGAGAAAATGGAATAATATTAAAGAGAAAAAAGCGGCAAAAGATAAAAATACGAGTAGAATTTATGCTAAATTCGGTCGTGAATTGTACGTTGCGGCAAAGCAGGGGGATCCAGATCCAGAATTAAATCAAGCTTTAAAGTTCGTTGTAGAACGTGCAAAAACGTATAATGTTCCAAAATCAATTATTGATCGAGCAATTGAGAAAGCGAAAGGCGGAGCAGAAGAAAATTTTGATGAACTTCGTTATGAAGGGTTTGGACCAAATGGTTCTATGCTCATCGTCGACACTTTAACAAATAATGTGAATAGGACTGCTGCTGAAGTAAGGGCAGCCTTTAACAAGAATGGTGGAAATATGGGTGTTAATGGCTCAGTTTCCTATATGTTTGATGCTACGGCGGTTATTGGTATAGAAAGTAAATCAGAGGAAGAAGTACTTGAAATACTTATGGAAGCAGATGTTGATGCTCGGGATATAATATTAGAAGGAGATACCGTCATTGTATATGCAGAACCAGATCAATTCCACTCGGTTCAAGAAGCGTTAAAATCAGCAGGTGTAACAGATTTTACTATTGCTGAACTAACGATGCTCGCGCAAAACGACATCACCCTTTCAAGAGAAGAAGAAGCTCAGTTTGAGAAATTAATAGATGCTCTGGAAGATTTAGAAGATGTTCAGCAAGTATATCATAACGTTGATTTAGATCATTAA
- a CDS encoding TraB/GumN family protein: protein MSEENITRIHTDDKEYILIGTAHVSKKSAEQVKEIIEAENPDSVCVELDEQRYQSIKDGNKWRNMDIFKVIKEKKATLLLMNLFISSFQKRMAKQFGIKPGQEMIQGIESANEIGADLILADRNIQITFARIWHGLGVMGKAKLLTAIIASIFSNEKISEEELEKLKEQDMLNSMLDEFTQSFPQLKVPLIDERDQYLAQKIKDAPGKKIVAVLGAAHVPGIQKEFHKQHDLKAITKRPPKSKVPKIIGWSIPLIIISIIAYTFYMNPSAGFQQTLSWVLWNGSFSAIGASIAFGHPFAVVTAFLVAPLSSLNPLMAAGWFAGIVQAYMRKPNVSDFESLSDDVYTVKGFWNNKVTRILLIVVLTNIGSTLGTIIGGADVVRLFIENL from the coding sequence ATGTCAGAAGAAAATATAACGAGAATACATACTGACGATAAGGAATATATACTCATCGGCACTGCCCACGTTTCAAAAAAGAGTGCTGAGCAAGTAAAGGAAATAATTGAAGCTGAGAACCCTGATTCCGTATGTGTAGAATTAGATGAACAGCGATATCAATCGATAAAAGACGGCAACAAATGGCGGAATATGGATATATTTAAAGTAATTAAGGAGAAAAAAGCTACTTTATTGCTTATGAATTTATTTATATCCTCCTTTCAAAAAAGAATGGCAAAACAATTTGGTATTAAGCCTGGACAAGAAATGATTCAGGGGATCGAATCTGCAAATGAGATAGGTGCAGACCTCATTTTAGCGGATAGGAACATTCAAATCACTTTTGCTCGGATATGGCATGGTCTTGGTGTTATGGGGAAGGCTAAATTACTTACAGCAATAATTGCAAGTATTTTTAGCAACGAAAAAATCTCCGAAGAAGAGTTAGAGAAGCTGAAGGAACAAGATATGTTAAATTCAATGTTAGATGAATTTACCCAATCGTTTCCGCAATTGAAGGTTCCTCTAATTGATGAGAGAGATCAATATTTAGCCCAAAAAATTAAGGATGCTCCGGGGAAAAAGATTGTTGCTGTGTTAGGTGCAGCCCATGTTCCAGGAATACAAAAGGAGTTCCATAAACAACATGACTTAAAAGCAATTACAAAAAGACCACCAAAATCAAAAGTACCTAAAATCATCGGTTGGTCAATACCACTCATCATTATTAGTATTATTGCCTACACCTTTTACATGAATCCAAGTGCTGGTTTTCAACAGACATTAAGCTGGGTTCTTTGGAATGGTTCATTTTCTGCTATTGGTGCATCTATTGCATTCGGTCATCCGTTTGCTGTTGTCACAGCGTTTTTAGTAGCACCGTTAAGTTCTTTAAATCCATTGATGGCCGCTGGGTGGTTTGCAGGTATTGTACAAGCTTACATGAGGAAACCAAATGTTTCAGATTTTGAGTCTTTATCAGATGATGTTTATACAGTTAAAGGATTCTGGAATAATAAAGTGACACGCATATTGCTCATTGTCGTATTAACAAACATCGGCAGTACGTTAGGGACGATCATTGGGGGCGCTGACGTTGTAAGACTATTTATAGAAAACTTATAA
- a CDS encoding ribose-phosphate diphosphokinase, whose amino-acid sequence MLANDNTNMKVFSLNSNIPLAEEVVKHIGIDLGKSTITRFSDGEIQMNIEESIRGCDIYLIQSTAQPGNDYIMELLIMIDALKRASAKTINCVIPYFGYSRQDRKARSREPVTAKLIANLLEKAGASRIITVDLHSPQVQGFFNVPVDQLLAFPLLSKYFIDKALDDVVVVAPENNGVVRARKLADALDSSIAFIDRNRRPKTYIPGGMEIMGDVSGKTAIIIDDMVDTARTVTTASNALIERGAKEVYACCTHPVLSEPASTWIEESPIKELVTTNSIHLPDERRIDKITTLSIAPLLGEAIIKVQNNRSVSTLFK is encoded by the coding sequence ATGCTAGCAAATGATAATACCAATATGAAAGTTTTTTCGTTAAATTCTAATATTCCACTTGCCGAAGAAGTTGTTAAACATATTGGTATCGATTTGGGGAAAAGCACGATTACGCGTTTTAGTGACGGAGAAATTCAAATGAATATTGAAGAAAGTATTCGTGGCTGTGATATATATTTAATTCAATCTACGGCTCAACCAGGAAATGACTATATCATGGAGCTACTGATTATGATTGATGCACTTAAAAGGGCTTCTGCAAAGACAATTAACTGTGTCATTCCTTACTTCGGTTATTCAAGACAAGACCGTAAAGCTCGCTCAAGAGAACCAGTTACTGCAAAATTAATAGCAAATTTATTAGAAAAAGCTGGTGCTTCGAGAATCATTACTGTTGATTTGCATTCACCACAAGTACAAGGCTTTTTTAATGTGCCAGTTGACCAATTACTAGCATTTCCACTTTTATCGAAGTATTTTATCGATAAGGCTCTTGATGATGTAGTGGTGGTTGCCCCTGAAAATAACGGTGTAGTGCGCGCAAGAAAGCTAGCAGATGCACTAGATTCATCAATTGCATTTATAGATAGAAATAGACGCCCTAAAACATATATTCCAGGTGGAATGGAAATAATGGGAGACGTTTCAGGAAAAACGGCGATTATTATTGATGATATGGTTGATACCGCGAGAACGGTAACTACTGCTTCAAATGCGCTTATCGAAAGAGGGGCAAAGGAAGTATATGCATGCTGTACACATCCAGTTTTATCAGAACCGGCATCGACTTGGATTGAGGAATCTCCGATAAAGGAACTAGTAACAACAAATTCCATCCATTTACCAGATGAACGACGAATTGATAAAATAACGACGCTCTCTATCGCACCTCTATTAGGCGAAGCTATTATTAAAGTTCAAAATAATCGTTCAGTAAGTACTTTGTTTAAATAA